A genome region from Verrucomicrobiota bacterium includes the following:
- a CDS encoding type II toxin-antitoxin system RelE/ParE family toxin, translated as MIFQFLSEARLELVDATSKYSEQSSNTADKFLNEFEFYLQKLISNPYRRSEDNVGARRQNLKKYPYSIIYMIYQEKIIILAIAPHRKKPYYWKDRLEKYS; from the coding sequence ATGATTTTCCAATTTCTTTCCGAGGCTCGACTAGAATTAGTTGATGCCACCTCTAAGTATTCAGAACAATCCTCAAACACTGCTGATAAATTCCTTAATGAATTTGAATTTTATCTACAGAAACTCATCTCTAACCCATATCGCAGATCAGAAGATAACGTTGGAGCTAGACGACAAAATCTTAAAAAATATCCTTATTCCATTATCTACATGATTTACCAAGAAAAGATCATTATTCTGGCTATAGCACCACATCGCAAAAAACCCTACTATTGGAAAGACAGGTTAGAAAAATATAGTTGA
- a CDS encoding helix-turn-helix transcriptional regulator: MNAGRPAKNSRPPFGERLYKARTNKGLTQDQMASQLGITQTAYTLWERRTIALREDQIKMLVQILGVTPNYLYGQEE; the protein is encoded by the coding sequence ATGAACGCAGGAAGACCAGCCAAAAACTCTAGGCCACCCTTTGGTGAGCGCCTTTATAAAGCAAGAACTAATAAAGGGCTAACTCAAGATCAAATGGCTAGCCAACTTGGTATTACCCAAACTGCTTATACCTTGTGGGAGCGGCGTACTATTGCCTTGAGAGAGGATCAAATTAAAATGTTGGTCCAAATTCTGGGTGTCACACCTAATTATCTGTATGGACAAGAAGAGTGA
- a CDS encoding addiction module protein, which translates to MSPLLEKISKEVMNLPQEEKISLVNLLLEDLDGIEDSEEEIQQAWDEEIQRRVDLVKSDKAQLFDGEEVLKEARDIIKK; encoded by the coding sequence ATGAGTCCATTACTTGAAAAAATATCCAAAGAAGTCATGAATCTTCCTCAAGAAGAGAAGATTTCTTTGGTTAATTTACTTCTTGAGGATCTCGATGGTATTGAGGATTCTGAAGAAGAGATTCAGCAAGCCTGGGACGAGGAAATTCAGAGACGTGTTGACTTAGTTAAATCTGACAAAGCTCAATTATTTGATGGAGAAGAAGTGCTCAAAGAAGCTAGGGATATCATAAAAAAATAG